The following nucleotide sequence is from Nitrospira sp..
ACGTGCCCATGCCCATCAACACGTTGCCGTCGCCGTCGAACACCACCACCTGCTTGTTGGGCTTGGCCAATGCGACGCCCAGGCCGATCGCCGGCGCGTTGCCCATGGAGCCGATCATGTAAAAATGCGTCGGGCGATCCGCGATCTTCTGTGCTTCACGCGAAGGAAATCCGTTGCAGACGATCACCGGCTGGTCGGTCAGGAGTTCCAAGATCGCCGCCATGGCCTGCGCCCGGCTTTGCATGGTGCCTTCTTCTGGTCTCATGGATGCAACCCCCTGACGACGCCTTTCTTGATGACCAAGGCCACGGGAATCCGTTGTTTCATAAAGGTCTGGCCGATCCAGCGCAAATCCTCCACCATCGTGGCTTCCGAGAGCACACGGTAGGGGATCTTCACCGTATCGAGCAGCTGTAACATGGTTTCCCCCATGACCAAATGTTCCGGCGCATCTTTTCCCTGAAAACCTCGCCAGGAGACGATCAGGATGCACGGCTGCTGATAGATCATGTTCAGGGAAATGAGCGCATTGAGGGAGGTGCCGAGCCCGGAGTTTTGCATCAACACCGCCGGGACTTTTCCAGCCATGTAAGCGCCGGCCGCCATGGCCACCGCTTCATCTTCCCGCACGGCGGGTGTGTACAGTTTTCTCGTCAGAAGCTCTTCGATGATGCCGCCCAGAATGGAATCGGGCACACCTGTAAAAAAATCGGCTCCCATGTCCTGGAGCGCTTGGACGAATACGTCGCTATCGATCATAACCACGGCCTCGCTGAACGCCATCGCGCCCACAGGGCGCGCACAAAGCGCGCATTATAGCCAAGGGAGGCTGCATTCTCAAGAACGCAGGACCATGGTTGCCGTCCTATCGGGAACCGTGATAGCGTGCCGGCTGGACTGCGTGATTGACCATGTGCGATGCGCCTGCCAAACGGTCCTTCCGTCCGGCGCTCAGCCGCCTGCTTCTCCTCTGCGCCCTCACCATAGGCTGGCCGTCGGGAACCTTCGCCGTCACGATGACCGACGACCCGCGCGGTTTTCAAAACATCCCCTGGGGGGCGCCGCTGACGGATCGGCCGGATCTGATCGTCGTGAGGGCGGACACCCACACCACAGACTACGCATTTCGGGATCAGCCTCCGGTCTATGCCGACATCACGGTCGACAACATTCAACTTTCGACCGTCGATGCGCAGTTTGCGCGCGTCACCATCCGCTATCGCGGCTCCCAAACCCACGCGCAGATGATTCGGTTCCTCGAGCGCACCTACGGAGCCATCGAACGGATTCCCGGCCAGATGATGCGGGGACTCAACCAACAATATACGTGGCGGGGACCGGATACGGAGATCAGTTTGACCTATGAAGGGGCGCGCGATCGCGGGTTCGTCTTCATCGAAAGCCGCACCTTGGCCCCGCGCTTCCAGGATCTCATGTCGGATACGGCAGAATGATGGAGGACACGATGCAACGACCATCACCCATCACTCGATCTCGGTCCCTCTTCGCAACCCTGGTGCTCGGCGCGGTCCTGTGGCCGCTCACGCTTGCCTTCGCCGTGATGATGCAGGACGACCCGAACGGCTTTGAGGGCATTCCCTGGGGGGCCGAACTTGCGGGCAGGGACAGGCTGACCAAGGTGGAAGATGCGGGCCGTGTACAGACCTACGAGCTGAAAGGGGGCCCGGCGCTGCGAGAGATTCCCGTCGATGTCCTGCGCTTCAGCGCGGTTGATGGCCAATTCGCACGGGTGATGATCCGATACAGCGGGAAGGATACCCATGACAAGATTCTCGACCTGCTCCAACAACAGTACGGCCGGCTGGAGCGCACGCCCGGCCTGACGACCGGCGGCATGGTGAAGTTCTTCAATTGGCTCGGGACCGACAGCGACATCACTCTGCGCTATGACGCCCGCACCGGCCAAGGGGTCATTTTCTTCGAGAGTCAGGTCTTCCGTGCCAAGTTTTCGGAGGGCAACGCACCTTCCGCGTTTTGACCTCGATCAGGCCACTTTACGATCGGTATAAACCAGGCCTCTCCTTGTGGAGCCCCGGCGGCGCGTGATAGCCTAGGTGAGTGCGTGATCACGCACTCACCGCCCGAGGTTCCCTTGCCTGCTTCCCACGACGACGACGTCGCCAGAGATATCCTTCTGATCTTGAGCAGACTCAGCCACCCCGCCGGTGCCGGCAGGAAACGAGGTCCCGCGCGTGTCGGCTAATCCCATCACTCGGCATCCGATCGTCACATTGGGCGTCATTCTGTTTTTTGCCGTGGCGGCGTTGGTAGTGTTTCGACTCAGCAGCGGTGCCAAGACCGATCCGAAGAAAGTCCGCGTCCTCACGGTCGGAACGAAGATCCCTCTCAAGCAGGATCTCGATATTCACCTCTCCTACACGGCCGATCTGATCCCGAACCAACTCGTGAACGTCTTCTCGCGCGTGGACGGCTATATCGCCAAGATCCATGTGGACAAGGGCGACTTCGTGAAGGCCAATCAGTTGCTCGTCGAAATCGACCATACGGATTACATCCACGCGGTCAACCAGGCCAAGGCCAACCTGGCCTCGGCCAAGGCGAAGGTCGTCCAGCAAGAGGCGGCCGTGAGGAACGCCGCGCTCACGTTCGACCGCATGCAGGCCTTGATCAAAGACCAGTTCGTCTCGCAACAAGACCTCGACAATGCCCAAGTGAACCGCGACGCCGCCGTCGCCATGCAGGATTCCCTGCGGGCCCAAGTGCAGCAAATGGAGGTGGCGCTCGCCCAGGCCGACACCAATCTGGCCTATTCGTACATCCGCGCGCCCTTCGCTGGGTATATCGCGGAGCGTAATCTCGATCCCGGCTCCTATGTGAGCGGCACTACCGCCAGCACCTCCACCATGTCGCGCGGCATCTTGAGCATTCACGACGTGGACACGGTCCGCACCCTGATCGAGGTCGTGGAAAAAGACGTGCCGCTGGTGAAGGTGGGGCAACGGGCGGAGGTTCGCGCGGAAGCCTATCCCCATGAAACGTTCGAGGGCAGGGTCACTCGCGTGGTGCAAGCCTTGAATCGCGCCACCCGAACCATGACGGTGGAAGTCGACCTCCCCAACAGGGATCATCGACTGAAGGGCGGGATGTTCGCCCGGGTCGAAGTCCTGGTCGGTACCCACGCAGGGGCGGTGCAAATCCCGCTGGATGCCGTCAGCCGATTGGAAGACTTCCAGTATGTCTATGTCGTCAAGGAGGGCAAGGCTCACCAGGTTCCGGTGGAGTTGGGCGTCCGGGTCGAGAACCGCGTCGAAGTCCTGAAGGGGCTACAGGGCGATGAACCGGTGATCGTGTCCGGCAAAGACCTGGTCAGCGAAGGAACGACCGTCCAGGCTCAACCGCTCTAAGCCGCGCTCCCGCGTCGCATTGAGCCGTTTCAATTCGTCACTATGTGGCTGACACTCCTCGCGCTGCGTAACCGCATCGGCATCCTGATGTTGTCCCTGGCCATGGTCATTCTGGGGGCGACCTCGCTCGAGCGGCTTCCGGTCGACCTCTTTCCGAACATCCAAGTGCCGGTGGCCTTCGTCGGGGTCATCTATAAGGGCGCACCGCCGCTGGACATCGAACAGAGCGTCATTTACCCGATCGAAAAAGCCGTCAGCTCGGCCTCCAACGTCGAGCACGTCGAATCGTTCGCCAAACAGGGCATCGGCGCCGTGCAGGTCTGGTTCAACTGGGGCGCCGACATCAACGTGGGGCAGATGGAGGTGATGCAACGCATCACCCAGATCCTCAACAGTCTCCCGCCCGGCATCCTGCAACCCTTCATCGTCAAGTTCGATGTCTCGAACATCCCCGTCGCCTTCGTCACCGTGTCGGGCGGCAACCTCGATGAACGGGCGCTCTACGATGTGGCCTACAACACCATCGCGCCGCAGATCGAGCAGATTTCCAACGTCGCCGCCGCGACGGTCGAGGGCGGAAAAATCCGCCAAATCAACATCAATCTGGATCCGTCGCTCCTCGAGGCGCGGGGCCTCTCCATCCTCGATGTAGTGAAGGCCGTGAAGGCCTCCAACCTGATTCTGCCGTCGGGCGACATCAAGGCCGGCAACCTCGACTACAACGTCTTCACCAACACCCAGTTCAAGACGGTCGAACCCATTGCCGATGTCGTGGTCAAAATCGACCCACGCGGCAACCCCGTGCGGGTGCGGGACGTAGGCACCCTGGCCGATTCCTCCGACATTCAAACGAATGTCGTTCGCACGGACGGCAAACGGTCCGTCTACCTCCGGGTCAACAAACAGCCGATCGCCAACACCGTGGAAGTGGTCGATGCCCTCCGCAAGGCCATCCCGAACATGATCGGCATTCCGCCGGGCGTGCAATTGGGCATTTCTTTCGACCAATCGGTCTATATCCGGCAGTCGATCCGGAACCTCATCGAGCAAGCCTTCCACGGGTCGCTTCTCGCGGCAGCTGTCATCCTGGTGTTCTTGCGCAACGTGACCAGCACCCTGATCATTTCCGTGGCGATCCCGCTCTCGATCCTCGTGACCTTCATCGTGCTCTACTTCACCAATCAAACGCTCAACGTCTTTACCATGGGCGGCCTGGCCCTCGGCATCGGCCGGTTGGTGGACGACTCGATCGTCGAGTTGGAGAACATCCAGCGGCACCTGAACGTGGACCGCAACCGCTGGGACGCGATCGTCAACGCCGCCCGCGAGGTCGCCATGCCGATCTTCGCCTCGACGGTCACGACGGTGGTCGTCTTCCTGCCCATGTTCTTCGTCGTGGGCATCGCGCGGTTGCTGCTGATCCCGTTGACCCTGACCATCGCCATCGCGCTGTTCACCTCGTTTTTCGTCTCCCGCACCGTCACCCCGGCCCTCTGTTATCGTTTCCTGAAATCCGAAGAAGAGGCCCATCGCAACCTGCCGAGGTGGTTCGTGAAGATCATGCAATGGAGCGAGCGGCGTTACGCCGCCCTCGACGAAGGGTATGAACGCAGCCTCCGCTGGGTGCTCGGCCATCGACGCGCCCTCCTCGTCACGGTGGTGACCATCTTCGTGGGGACGCTCGGGCTGCTCCCGTTCATCGGCACCGAGTTTTTGCCCGTGTCCGACGAAAGCCAATTCCGCATTGTCTTGCGCGCTCCAGTGGGCCAGCGGGTGGAGAGAACCGTGGAGCAGGTCGCCGAAGTGGAACGGGTGCTGCGCGAACAGATTCCTCCGAACGAACTCGAAGCGATTGCCTCCAGCACCGGCGTCCTGGCGCAGGGACGATCGTCGCTGTTCAACCCTAACACGGGTCCGCACACCTCGGTCATCTCCGTCTATCTGGCCTCACCGGACAAACGCCGCCGCAGCCAAGTCGAGATCATGAACCAGGTCCGTCCGCTGGTGGTGAAGTTGTTTCCCGGCGTCGCCATGTTCTTCGACCCGGGCGGCCTGGTGAAACGCGTGACGAGTTTCGGCTCGCAAAAGGCCATCGACGTCGAAATCTACGGGTACGACTTCGAAAAGGCCCGCACCCTGATCCGCCAGGTACAGGACAGCATGCAGAAGATTCCAGGCATGGCCGACATCGAAGTCAGTCGGGAAGAGAACTATCCGGAAGTCAACGTGGTGGTGGACCGGGAAAAGGCCGCGTTGCTGGGCGTGAGTGAGACCGATGTCGCCAATGCCGTGCTGTACTCCCTCAACGGGAACGGCCAGACGGACCCGATCATTTTCACCGATCCTCAGAACGGCAACGAATACTACATCAGCGCCTGGCTGGCCGAAGAACATCGCAAGGATCTGGCGGACATCGAACGGGTCCTGCTGACGACGAAGACCGGCGAACCGGTGCTGCTCAAAAATCTCGCAGCCCTGAAGCTGAATGCCGGGCCGGTGAAGATCGAGCGCAAATACTTCCAACGGGTCGTGCACATCACCGCCAACCCCGTGGGCCGCGATCTCGGCACCATCGCTGAGGATCTCGAAGCAGCCTTCGCCGGCCTGCAGGTCCCGCCGGGCTTCAGCATACGCTTGGCAGGCCAAATCCAACAACAGCGGGAAACCTTTCAGGGACTCCTGTTCGCGAGCCTGCTGGCACTGGTCCTCGTGTATATGGTCATGGCCGCGCAATTCAAATCGCTGATCGACCCCTTCATCATCATGTTTTCAGTGCCGATGGGCGTTCCGGGCGTCATCATCATGCTCTACCTGACCAACACTACGATCTCGACTTCATCCATGATGGGCATCATCATGATGCTCGGCATCGTGGTCTCGAACGGCGTGCTCCTGGTGGATTACACCAATGTGTTGCGGCGTCGCGGGCAGCCCCTCGCCGCCGCCGTCCTCACCGCGTCGCGTACCAGGCTCCGTCCCATCCTGATGACCTCGCTCGCCACAGTGGTCGGATTGATTCCCATGGCCCTCGGCCTCGGGACAGGAAGCGAGACCAACGCGCCGCTAGCCCGCGCCGTCGTGGGCGGCCTGACGGTCTCGACGATCCTCACGCTGTTTTTGGTACCGACCGTCTACACCATGCTGGAGGAACGCTTTCCTCGACAAGCGGAAGAATTAGCCGAGGCAGACCCGTCCCCTGAAGGGTCCTGCGTGCAGCAGTGAGGGGGAAAGGGGAAGCCGAAGGGGAAGGAAACGACGCGGGGCGTCTGGCGAGGGCTACGGCCTCAGGCTGGGAAACAACGAGGCCAGCTGCAACGCCAACCCCATATCGCCGGTGATACGGAGCCGCCCGGACATGGCCACGGCGGCTCCGCTCACTTGACCGTTCAAGACCCGCAAACAGTCCTCCCCCGACATGGCGAGGGTGACCTGGGGATCCGGGTGGACACCTTCCGACACGCGGCAGGCCCCATCCCGAATCAGCAGTTGATACTGGCCTCCGTCGGTACCGTTCAGATCGAACTGGTACACGGCATCCAATCCTTCCGCCGCCTCCGGATCCAACTTTCCGGCAAGGGTCGCAAAGAAGGCCCGCACCGTTTTGGGGGAGTCCTGTGTCATGGCTGTCGCCCGAATCCTCTTCTAGTACCGCAACATCGCCCGGTGGCTGGACCGGCGGGCGCCGAAAAAGGCTTTGGAAAACTCTTCGACCACAGCGGGATCATACCCCTTGCAACTGAAGATATCGAGATAGGCGTTGTTGGTATCGTTCGCAAAGTGCCCGCTGATCAGCGAGGTTTCGATCAACTGCACCATGCTGTAGCCCGCCACGCGGCCTTCGCCGAAGTGGACGATCTGACAGGCGCCGTAACGCTTCATCTGGATCAATTCACAGAGCTGAACGACGTAGGCTTCGATCTGCTTCGCATCGCGGATACGGTCGGGGATGCAATCGTGGAGGTCGACGGAAGTGCAAATACCCCAGGCTTTGCCGGGCCCGACGGAGTCGGGGTGGATGGGTGAGTCAGCAAGCCTGGCTGAAGATGATGAGATGTCGTCGGAGGTGGCACCTTCGGCGTTCTGCATAAACGATACGACCTTTCTGTTGGGGTTGGATGGAGTGGAGCGACATACATTTGCAATATACTGAACGTTCAGAACCCTGTAAATGTTTATCTCCGAAAATTCTGGTCACGACGTGCATTGACAAACTCTCAAGCCCTTCGCCAGAATGCCGCCCATGACCGACAGCCCCGCCTCACCCTCTCCCAGCCCGACCCACCTGGCGGAATTGCCCGACCGGCTCTGCACCTGGTGTAAGGTCCCCATGGCCAAACGGCTGGTTGCAGGCGGGCAGTTCATCCATTACACCTGTCCCAAGTGCGTCTTCCAACACACCACCAGGCGCACCCCGAAGATCGAGTAAGCCTGTTACTCGTCGTAATACTTTTCCCGATAGATCGGACAGAGTCCTTTGGCATGAAGCCTGGCCGTCACATCCGTGATCATGCCGCTCCCCCCGCAGAGATAGACGGCGAGGTTTGTCACAGATTGGACCTGCCGGTCGATCAGATCGGTCACGCGCCCGCTGGTGCCTTCCCACCCTGGGCACGGCCTGGAAAGAGTGGTCACGAAAGAAAAGTTGGGGTGGGCCAGAGCCAGTGACCTCAGTTCATCCTGCAGGTAGAGGTCCCGCTGGCTGCGGAGTCCCCAGAACAGGGTGACCGACTGCGAAGAAGCGCGCTCCAGCTGAGCCAGGATCATGCTGCGGAGCGGAGCAATCCCGGTTCCGGTGGCGACGAAGAGCAGGCCTCTTTCCTGGTCATCCCGCAGATAAAAGGCGCCGGCCGGTCCCTTAAACTCCGTTCGCGATCCTTCCCGCATGCTGAAGAGATAATTCGAGCCTGGTCCGTCCTTGACCAGATTGAGGATCAGGAGGAGCCGGTCCCGCTGACTCGGCGGGGATGCGATGCTATAGGGTCTGGTGACGGGGCGAGGGTGCCCTTCCTTCGGCACCTCGAACGACACGAACTGCCCGGCCTTGAATGTGATGGGACCAGGCTCCAGAAGTCGCAATTCGATCGCGCGCACGTCGTGCGTGAATGTTTGGATGCGGCTCACTTCAGCCGTGAACTGCTGCACGGCACCTCCCGGACAAAAGATGGTACAAACCGCCCCGCTCTGCGCTCGACAGCCGTGAGGCGCGATGCAGCTTTCGCCCCCTCGCCTCGGTTGTCCGATTGAGTCAGCCTTGGGCGGCAGGCAACAACAGGTGCGTCTCGTAACTCATGATACCAAGAAACGCCGCGAGGCCAAGG
It contains:
- a CDS encoding sulfopyruvate decarboxylase subunit alpha; its protein translation is MAFSEAVVMIDSDVFVQALQDMGADFFTGVPDSILGGIIEELLTRKLYTPAVREDEAVAMAAGAYMAGKVPAVLMQNSGLGTSLNALISLNMIYQQPCILIVSWRGFQGKDAPEHLVMGETMLQLLDTVKIPYRVLSEATMVEDLRWIGQTFMKQRIPVALVIKKGVVRGLHP
- a CDS encoding efflux RND transporter periplasmic adaptor subunit; protein product: MSANPITRHPIVTLGVILFFAVAALVVFRLSSGAKTDPKKVRVLTVGTKIPLKQDLDIHLSYTADLIPNQLVNVFSRVDGYIAKIHVDKGDFVKANQLLVEIDHTDYIHAVNQAKANLASAKAKVVQQEAAVRNAALTFDRMQALIKDQFVSQQDLDNAQVNRDAAVAMQDSLRAQVQQMEVALAQADTNLAYSYIRAPFAGYIAERNLDPGSYVSGTTASTSTMSRGILSIHDVDTVRTLIEVVEKDVPLVKVGQRAEVRAEAYPHETFEGRVTRVVQALNRATRTMTVEVDLPNRDHRLKGGMFARVEVLVGTHAGAVQIPLDAVSRLEDFQYVYVVKEGKAHQVPVELGVRVENRVEVLKGLQGDEPVIVSGKDLVSEGTTVQAQPL
- a CDS encoding efflux RND transporter permease subunit is translated as MWLTLLALRNRIGILMLSLAMVILGATSLERLPVDLFPNIQVPVAFVGVIYKGAPPLDIEQSVIYPIEKAVSSASNVEHVESFAKQGIGAVQVWFNWGADINVGQMEVMQRITQILNSLPPGILQPFIVKFDVSNIPVAFVTVSGGNLDERALYDVAYNTIAPQIEQISNVAAATVEGGKIRQININLDPSLLEARGLSILDVVKAVKASNLILPSGDIKAGNLDYNVFTNTQFKTVEPIADVVVKIDPRGNPVRVRDVGTLADSSDIQTNVVRTDGKRSVYLRVNKQPIANTVEVVDALRKAIPNMIGIPPGVQLGISFDQSVYIRQSIRNLIEQAFHGSLLAAAVILVFLRNVTSTLIISVAIPLSILVTFIVLYFTNQTLNVFTMGGLALGIGRLVDDSIVELENIQRHLNVDRNRWDAIVNAAREVAMPIFASTVTTVVVFLPMFFVVGIARLLLIPLTLTIAIALFTSFFVSRTVTPALCYRFLKSEEEAHRNLPRWFVKIMQWSERRYAALDEGYERSLRWVLGHRRALLVTVVTIFVGTLGLLPFIGTEFLPVSDESQFRIVLRAPVGQRVERTVEQVAEVERVLREQIPPNELEAIASSTGVLAQGRSSLFNPNTGPHTSVISVYLASPDKRRRSQVEIMNQVRPLVVKLFPGVAMFFDPGGLVKRVTSFGSQKAIDVEIYGYDFEKARTLIRQVQDSMQKIPGMADIEVSREENYPEVNVVVDREKAALLGVSETDVANAVLYSLNGNGQTDPIIFTDPQNGNEYYISAWLAEEHRKDLADIERVLLTTKTGEPVLLKNLAALKLNAGPVKIERKYFQRVVHITANPVGRDLGTIAEDLEAAFAGLQVPPGFSIRLAGQIQQQRETFQGLLFASLLALVLVYMVMAAQFKSLIDPFIIMFSVPMGVPGVIIMLYLTNTTISTSSMMGIIMMLGIVVSNGVLLVDYTNVLRRRGQPLAAAVLTASRTRLRPILMTSLATVVGLIPMALGLGTGSETNAPLARAVVGGLTVSTILTLFLVPTVYTMLEERFPRQAEELAEADPSPEGSCVQQ
- a CDS encoding SCP2 sterol-binding domain-containing protein; amino-acid sequence: MTQDSPKTVRAFFATLAGKLDPEAAEGLDAVYQFDLNGTDGGQYQLLIRDGACRVSEGVHPDPQVTLAMSGEDCLRVLNGQVSGAAVAMSGRLRITGDMGLALQLASLFPSLRP
- a CDS encoding S-adenosylmethionine decarboxylase → MQNAEGATSDDISSSSARLADSPIHPDSVGPGKAWGICTSVDLHDCIPDRIRDAKQIEAYVVQLCELIQMKRYGACQIVHFGEGRVAGYSMVQLIETSLISGHFANDTNNAYLDIFSCKGYDPAVVEEFSKAFFGARRSSHRAMLRY